The stretch of DNA GTTTGAGTGGGGCTTTAGATTCCCATGTTTATGTTATTTCTTGCATATAGCATGCGAATGAATCAAAGACCAAGTTCACTTCACTCTACAGTAGTTGATaatcaagatggtggagttaacaggtggctcgtaatttacactatttagaaaagacgtatgaggaatggcaagacgagaAGGTAAACTTTAttcatatgcttccgccagctagctcggctaatgtgattcagggaatgctttgatcgtggtatcGCCACTggtgcataatttgcagctttgttttttgtgctggttcataacggcaatcaaccgtgccgacaaaactgtagtcaatgtttagtgctatttggataccatctatgtaaataagttcaaacttacgggatacgtccgaacggcaattctgacattacgttttaccttccacttcactttccttgttGATAATCACAATCCAATGagatacatatagaggtggagcagtaggcgaagtatatctgtattggcaatagagatgggcaaaccgttcacgaacggtacgaaagaactagttcgccgaaaagagtgaacgagtagtcgttctttttcaaagaacgatagttctccccaccaactgattgcgagcgagcGGTTTGTGAATgaactgattccgtaagaacggtttgcgagtgaactgtttgagagtgaactgttggatagtgaactgtttgtgaacgaactgtttgcgagtgaactggatgggaaagaactgattgagagtgaactgtttgggaacgaactgtttgagaacaaAGTGTTTGCGAGCAaattgtttgcgaacgaacgagtgcagctgaactgatatGCGCTGGGCGGAATGGATAAacataacgagaacgcttgtaaggaaaataaaacgatttgtcatttatgagcaaaatgcatgtaacgcagggtttattttgttaatgtattctcaattttgggttgaaaattaaattagattttcgtagttttaaaagcaaaacttcaTATACATATCATATActttctgattatcagaaaaaatctgggggaagctggggcgattcatggattaggtaaacataaaatttcatactgagggcatgttgagaaaaaagttttttcgttgctttcaattcattgttttgcctattgcgtgtacgtgttatcgtgattgtttgtatgattgattgttagtgaaaatcgctgctgatttttgacgtaggactacgtctaaccggaagatatagggggtgaaatggaaatctaggcactgacaagtaggaaaaaatgcaagatttggaacgcttataactcgagcatttctcaatagatcgcaaaggtttttgcatcaattgataggaaaaatatctacgcgtctatcataacgaataacatttcatttttcttgagataaataattgaataattgtgaaatatcaagcaatgtcaaaatgcactatgtgcccatttttgattggtccattttgtgctcctcaaattgaaccgaccaaaacgggcaactagagcagcagcgaaatagaatgaactacgattggaaaggaaaaagaaaaaaatgaacgaaacattggttgcagtctcacacatgcgtaattctcgagccagccagtcagcttaaaaatcctcgctccgctgccgtaacgatcattctcattcaaaccgtacaccacatcggttcgcatcacaacacatcaacaaaccaacccaagcagccatgtccggacatggtaaaggaggaaaagtgaagggaaaggcaaaatcccgctcgaaccgtgttgatctggagttccccgcaaaggtagctaggccgagcgcgttagtaccagtgcaccagtccacctagccggcgttatatagtttcggccaccgaagtgatcgagttagctggtaaagctgctcgcgacgataagaaaacccgcattcggaacagaacacattaggttctgtggacatcaagacaacaggcaaaGTGGGctgcgagtggcaaacgcaatcgcaaaacgacatcaggtagcagaagaaaaaagtttgttctttatacaatctgctttggtggcaaatccagaacaaggcggcatcgagggcgttcgaaatggtttttttttcaaaaccacgagtactaagttttctaaattggaaccattccataaaacaaggcgcttttcagggccattaaaccttccaaaaaagagtttaggaaatacagttcaatgcttccaaaaacaatatccaaaataataataaaacacaaattgattttttcataatttgtttgccaggatatgatgagtatgtgaatttggcagttgttctgagcttattgattttcaccaattcttaaattgcttctagattgaaagtacagtaatttacacttatctcgacatttagctaattggacggaccagtaatgcgacatatttagttggacatttttgtaaacatagagttcggggtccaaattatgaccccacattgaagtcgacactgtaccactgtcatcgcaaatgttcaattacaggttaaaattacctccaatccgatactgagtggtggtaatgcgacgtgccattgaatgtaatttactgtaaaatatgtcacaagctggatgggaagaaattttccaactgtgaaagctgtggcaaatgcaatcgctgaacagcaaggtttagccgaacaagatggggatatcgagtaataacaaaataataaactctttagattgaagataattttgtgatcctgaaaaggaccctttttagcctgcatgtgaatccaacgagcgaacaaatcgtaatgaatgtattttcttcttcttcttctttttggctttaagagggtttaaactaggtgcacccgtggccgactggttagcgtctcacattatcatgccgggtgttcgggttcgattcccgttctggccggaggatttttcgtcaatgaaatttcctccgacttgcactgtggtcacgcgtattctagagcttgcccctcggaatacattcaaggcgtgttatttggcttaagagatctcaactaagtattaatgaatgatgctagttaatgcatatgttgagacggcaaaagttccacagggaacgttaacgcctttcaagaagggtttaaacttttcagttcattcgcctctagctctgagaagagccattgagcaccagtcttgaggaggctggtgaaaaagaagaaaaaaaaaccatattcaGCGGACCTGTCTGCTCAGATGTAAAACCGGGCGAAGGTAGGAAAGTATCCTATGCCATATAAGATGTTTAATATGAGCTGTAACGTAATTGTATTGTTATTATTGAGTACCAAAGCAGCGACAAAGCATCGTAGAACCTAGCTCTAGATCAAAAGGAAATGTAGGGGGAGGGGGAGGTGGGGAGGATAAGGAAAGGAAAGGTAAGGAAAAGGGGTGGGATAGAGTGGGAAGGAATGATGTGATGTTGGATGATTTATAAATGTAGTTGAATTTAATGGTGTtagtaaaatgctggataagtaTGAATTAGTGTGGTTAGAATTTAGTAAACAAAACAATAATATGTTTAAAAGGTATGCTGTTTGATTATGTAGTACTGCTGCATATgctggaaaaagttaatttgtgagttatatatggaagatgtttatgtttatatatttttatttgttttaatatttttgtatgttatatgtttatagatgcatacacatacatacgccaatttatttgttagatttaatgaatgtatttttttgccatcgctcccttttaacgctcattcgttcgtctcgttggactcgcccctctggctgagtctgccgatttgtctctatcctgtgagtgtgtaccgctagagtataaaacacgcggaccccaaataaatatcttattagaggcgaatgaactgaaaagtttaaagcctctttaattcaacatcatcatcataaatatcttattttctttcaaaccgtaaacccgtgtggttgtacggcatcggcatcgtggacgtaacaaaggaggacaagttaagggaaaggcaaagtctcactcgaaccgtgcaagtctccagttccctgttggtcgcattcactgattgctccgcaagggtaactaggccgaacggattggtgccggagcaccagtatacctaacagcgattatagagtttcggccgtcggagtgctcgagttggcttgcaaagctgctcacgacaatcagaaaacccgcatcaagaacagagcagcttcggttcggcgctcatcaaggcaacaattagtttcagtgagtggcaaagtgtttctccggcacgtcgcatcaaatgtaatttactgaacaacatgtcacaagctggatgggaagaaatattccaactgtgaaagctgtggcgagtggcaaacgcaatagctaaacaggaaggtttaaccgaataagatgggaatatcgagtgataaaaaaaacacaacaccaaaggttcttttcagaaccatcaacatattcatgaagagtaaacagtaaactaatccatttttaaggtagataggtaggtattcacgtaggagaagaaaataaaacaatatatttaaaatatatatttaacaaaagctgtcccctttgtatagtcctacgtcactccggttatgtccccgacattacccacccgtcttttttttccctgaatgaacattatgaagtacgatcttacatggaacctgtgtacatatattttgtgcgcatcaaattattacataaacttttgtctaccgataaacatattttcacatacagtttgcgacttttaatgaagcagcttatctttcctcactaaatttcaaaaatataaatctcatacgtatactatccaatccaacgatatcaattaatagctgtctattgatgttgggttccatcCAACATTCTATGTTAATGTTAAtatcgctgaacgaaagagcgaaagaacggttcgaaagaactgattcacttagatgaacggttagtgagtgaaccgttcatcaaaatgaactgttttgcccatctctaattggcaagcaaaatatcgtgtcgttattatttgcattcaatatggaatttatatggaagaaacaccACAATGTTGAAATttctcacggttgcatgataatttgagccaaaattctcatgaaatctttCAACTGCttgtttttcaacagatgacgGTTGTATCGTAGCTTATTACTattatttatgtggtaaaaaggtccagagagccaTCATATGCTTTGTTCTTGAAATCAGTTACATTTTCggtaaaattttgattaattgccgattattttctcacaacatacacaccgacactgaaagCCTTCGAAACACCAACTTcgtaacgttaaaataatgaaagttcgtttgtttctatgaacatgGGGGAGTggaaatggcacatggaaatatcacttttatccgtctttttcgacgtgatttcacaaatttcCACCACACACTATCACATTAGTCTCATATTCTGCGGGAACTCTAAAAAATGTAcggttttaattgataaattacttcctgaaaatagcattttcacatggatgcggtggacaatcaaagataaacataacgactgacgtcactatttgagaaatagttatggcagcgcatgctatgtcgctcgaaactctaccatcttcattaccttttttccaggacattgatcACAGtccataacataaacaaatcaaattggaaaagtgttAATCATTTGCCTGTTTATATTGCGAATAGCTCTCCGAAAATCCACTTATTTTAGAAAAAGGATTATGGATCCCAATACAAAATTTTATCCTTTAATAAGCTCTATTCAAAAAGTGGCACTTTTCGAAACAAAATCGGTATGTAAACATTTCACTGATAGTTATTTGCAATCAACATTTCCTACGTTCTAGAAACTATACCTGATAGGAAGCAACAGTAGGGAATCCCGCTTTCGACTGTTGGAAGTTGACCGAAAATCCAAAGAGCTCCTCATCCACGAAAATGCCAACGAGCTGAAGAAGAGTGACATTCGCAAATTTGTCCAATCTCGCTCGTTCATCCGATCGATTAGCGCTTACGGAGTGCTGGGATTCGTCAAGTTTCTGGAGGGTTACTACCTTATCCTGGTCACCAAACGAACCCGCTGTGCATTCATTGGGAAGCATATAATATATACAATTAAAGACACCGCCATGATTCGTGTCAACGAGGCTCCGGTAGGAAAGCAAATTCACCCTCTCGAGCAGCGCTATGTGAAAATGTTCAACAATGTGGACTTGAAAAGTAACTTCTACTTCAGCTACAGTTATGATTTGACGAGAACTTTGCAGTACAATGTTTCGGTTCCGAAATTTGTCGGCGTTCAATGTGACATCGAACGGGATGAGCCACTGTTGTGGAAGAATAGTAGCAAGGAAAAAGCAACTTACGCATTTCGTGGAGTGTCACGAAATCGTTTTGTATGGAATGCCTACCTGTTGAAGCCGATGGGTAATATTTTGCACAAAGATTGGAAGCTAGAGGTTATTCATGGTTTCATAAGTCAGTCGAGCATCAGCATTTTTGGGCGACCGATTTATGTGTGCTTGATTGCCAGAAGAAGCACCCGATTTGCCGGTACCAGGTACTTTGCTATTAAAGTAATAATTTAGATTGTATGCATCTCGTTTAACGTGTCGTATATTGCAGATTCCTGAAACGTGGTGCTAATTATTTTGGAGATGTGGCTAACGAGGTGGAAACGGAACAGATTGTGCTTGACGGCACTCGAATGTGCAGTTTCACACAGCTCCGAGGTTCTGTTCCTTCCCACTGGTCTCAAGATGTTAGCAAAATGGTTCCAAAACCGCAAATAGCTCTCGACGTGTCGGATCCGTATGGTGAAACTGCTGGAAAACATTATCAGCGCCTAATGTTCCACTTTGGATCGCCAATAATTATTCTCAACCTAGTGAAAAAGCGTGAAAAAAGACGTCATGAGAGTGTACTGAGTGAAGAAATGGTCGGGAGTGTTGATTATCTGAATCAGTTCGTTCCCCCGAACTCTCGAATCAAATACATCGATTTCGATATGGCCAGGAAAAGTCGAGGCAAAGGTAATGTGATGGAGCGATTGGCCAAATACGCCGAGAACGTTATCCAGCAAACAGGAATTTTCTTCCTCGACGAAGAGATATCAACCCAGCAAACGGGAATCGTACGAGTGAATTGTGTAGATTGTTTAGATCGCACAAACACGGCTCAGTTTGCTATCGGGAAATGCGTACTTGCACATCAGTTGCACGAGTTGGGTTTCTTGAAGGAACGTAAATTGGAATTTGAATCGGATTGTATAACAATGCTGGAAAATTTATATGAAGATCACGGCGATACATTGGCACTACAATATGGTGGATCGCAATTAGTCCATCGTATAAAAACATACCGTAAAACTGCGGCTTGGGCATCACAGGGTAATGATATCATCCAAACGCTCAGTCGATATTGCAGCAATACTTTCAGCGATACAGAAAAGCAACATagcattaatttgtttttaggTTACTATATCCCATCGGAATCCGAAGTCAATAGTGAGTACCGTTACGGATACAATCATTTCCAtttaacattgttttgtttcttagaATCTACACACATTTGGGATTTGGAGACTGATTTTTACATTCACAACTCGAGAGTAGATGTTATCCGCAAAATATCTCCAGAACCACTAACGCAATGGGTTCGACCGTTCGTGATGATGAACCTGCCAAACTCAACAAGTGATAACAACCGAGTTGTGAATGAGCTGATCAAAATTCACACCGCCGATGTGGAAATAATCGACTACTATTCCAATTTCTATTATACTTTTAAAATAACTTCATTTGAGGAGAATATTGCTTACCAACTAAGTCATTTTGCGCGGAATTTCGTTCCGACTTTCCGCACGAATTTCAGTCCATTCGAGCCGGTCCGAAGACGGGATAGTGTAACCATGAAGAATCCATCACTTTCGGGACAATCTTCCACTGGGTCTACAAACAGCTCTTCGTCCAGTTTGGATGAGGACTCAGACTCTGAAGATGACGACCGAAGCCTTAGAAACACTGCTCCAAGCAGTAGTGCCAACAGTAGCAGGGCCGAAGACCCGGTGACGATCAACAGCATGTTTCCAATGACCGGGGACATATATGGGTTTGAAATCAAACCACCCAAAAAGGCAGATATGATGAAGTATGCTTTTGAGCTGTATGTAACAGTACtgtttaatatttttctgaCTTTAACAGGTATCAGAAATACGTTCAAATGAATAGAATTTGTTATCCaaataaatattcgaaataCGAGCAGAAGCAGACACAGCCGGAGGAAATCATTGTGCAGATTCGGGCTATCTACGCCCGAACTGATTCCAAATTGTGCGCATTGACAGAGGATATAGAAATACCGACAGTGAGTGCGGAAAGTCTTGCGATCTATGAAAAATACTGTCAGATAGCACAGAACGCTATGGTGTCCAAAGGAATCGATCCCGTTATACAGAGATATGTGGATATGTACAACTAATTAGAAAAGGAATAGTCATCATTTTCTGGACGTGAATAATATGCACATTGTAGATAACATCGAACTTTATATCTTATATGTATTCATCGAACGAAGCATTATATGTATTCATGAAAGAAATTCTCAATATTTTAAAAGGGAgcgttgaaaaatcgaatttttgtttttcgcaTTTTGGAAAGCTTatgtcctcagaaatgttgtcctgaaAGGATCTGTtgaaaagttacagccaaaagtacgAAAGCACCTCATTGGATATAAGgagctcagaaggaaaggggtgtaagtgacttcatcgatttctcttcatcaactttttctttagttaataactaaaatgcaaaaacattccaatttgagtttgctatggaatccgatagatgaggttctgacctatcttccacattgtcaaatgcagctgggaatgtgttcgcagctaagttatggccaaaagagagagactcgatgttgaGAAAAtggatgatgtcacttacaccctttcattttgagcctctCAAAtagtacgaatttttaaacgcgattttctcgaaaccatgaaACCATgcaaaccatgtttttcaactggtggtatcgatatctcgaAACTACTCGACTGATTTGGTCTAAAAAATGTTATcaacatgtaaaaatgaatgatctaaagtgttacatagccgttttttttgatatctgatttttcgattttttatgagcttctaaacagcgatttttcgtGACAGACAGcgtctacgcatccagctgtcaacagcgtaatcaTCATTAtacgtgcactcaaaaaatggaatatacatcttcaaatataccttaaagaATAACCAACACTTCacattattcctaacatccgaaaaaaatcacgaaaattcctTATTTTTCGACCTCCAGAAAGAGGTCCCCCCTTAATCtacaagaaaaaattaaaaattatgcaTGATCCTATTAAATGAAACTTTCAACATGTCTTCGGTAtagaaaataatgattttttaagGTCTAAATTTATTTTGCTCAATGCCAGAGAAATACTCTATCATACGTTGCAGTTTGGTTCTGTTCTTGTTGTTGGGATGTTggagatactagctgacccggcaaatgtCGAGGACTTTAAGGgataaaacatgaaaattattcgtcaACTGTTCGGAcgaattttcgaacttttcgtgtgataccATCCATCATTTTCTGCACAGCACTGCCGGTAACCGTGTTTGCTATCTGGTTTCACCAGTGTTCCATTTGAGCTGGTTTTTTGATGATTCAGCCACTTCTCATCGGTTTGCCTATCAATATCTCACATCGAGATATTGATAGGCAAACCTTTGTGTAAACGAATGAATGGCAAAATACTATTCTGTACACACTcctttttgtaaaattttccaGCCATTGTTGCTCCTGTTATGAAAACATTTGACTTTTCTCCACAACTACTGATCCCTGGCCAAATCATCATTTTATGGGCAAATTTATCGgcgtaaacaaatttgaacctACCCGCAACACTTCTACACTTCTGGAATTTTGGGATCTGTCCTCCCTACCACGTCGGGTTCTAAACGTGAGTGTGCAGATTTTTTCAAGCCTTTCGTGTTCCATCGTCAATATCTTTTGAATGTGTCCTTCAATCTTCAtgaaattttcactactgaacaAACTTTCCGGACCAAAACACTGTCAATAGTTTCTCGATGTGGCAACTAGGGGCACTgcagtgaataaaaataagcgaTCAAATTCCAACTGAAACACATTTTAATGACGGTCTATTCTCTTATGAGGATCAATCGGATATTTAGGGACGAGGAAGATGGAAGATGATCGCTGCGCAGCTATCATCaaggttttccaattttttttattttcatcagcgcgcgttcaaaGCAAACatgtattctctcttggtgcgaagtgcacaaaattcataatcgTGACagtgcaaaatgtacccggcgcaaaATTCAGATACTGAACATCTCTTCttacttgtgtgatgcgcgcccAGGCATCCCAAAAGTACTGCATTTTCATAACAGTCGGTATGAAATTGAATCGACAGTCTCTGTGAGCGCGCTACACTCGTATACAAGCGACAGAGCATGAATGCATAAAGTAATACTATACAGCAACAGtcggtgtttcgtcgaattCATCTAATTTGTCGTGCCCGAGCGTAGTGAGCCGGGGAGACTGttcgtttccgattttttcgtgtctgctattcCGTTCGCTCTGTCGCCGTAACAGTCGCTGACGAAGCGATGAATCTCATCGGTTTACCCGGGTTACTGTCACACGTGACTGTcgccagaaaaatgtcatgacatttttctggcgATCGTAATGTTAGCCGGTATCTTATGCGTTTGTGCTTCTTCACCAGTACGCTTTGAGATGTGTATCGGACATATGGCTGTGATCACTAGTTGCGTGCACACATAGGAAGCCGAGTTAATTTCATATCGACTGTAATAAGAATGCTTTACTGTTGGGATGCTTGAATCCAGATACACAAATGATCAACAATTCATTTGAGAAAAACACGCACAGCTTAATAATTCTAGGCGAGAGTTTCTTCGATAATTGGTGACGTCGGAAATACTCAGTGTTGGGAGTGTTTAGATTTATCCTCCAAGTTGGAAACTAATGcagcgcgaactcgattatatacagtctccgatttcttttcactgtatataatcgaatcctgtatataatcgagtcaaaaaaatgtttttttaatttgtttttcatgcatataatttttgattattgaatgtaaaagaagaatttaatatattttcccagaatctctcaggaggtgatagatgatcatatttcatgtaaaaaaccctcctacgcatatgttcgaattttaacaatgacagagttatagaactaaactggctctacactaaaaagtacgctacgtgagccaattatgttgctttcatttgaaagatatatttttttaaatctttaaaacattttcttgctagTTGTACGTTTTTCTCATAATCCAGTGGACCGATATGAGGGCAGTAATGTGGctatatttcaaattcagtatatcgatatgaatatgaaacacaCTTGCAATATACTTGTTGTTTGTCATATAACAACGAATATATTCGCTAAAAATTATCTAAATGGCAGCAtaacgtttaccgggtcagctagtaataatgataataatactaaaatgttactttacatttttgttgataatattaatattacgcgctaaacatattttattcataaataaaataaaatctcctTCATGTCCAAACCTACATTGCTAAGTGTGCAACACTTCCCCCAGCCGCATTCTAATCTGGCCCTACAGTTGCATTCGCGTAACTTTCATTCACACGACTTCCACCCACGACACTTCTCCACGCACCTCTTTCAACAGAGGTTGCTCACACTATTTCCCCCGAAAACTTCTCTACATGGAATATCCGCGTCATcgacaaattaaattttcccataTCGGGATATGCTGCAGAATTCGCCAGTTATTAATTGTTATTAATTCTTCGCTGCACAGTAGATTAATctctttagtttgcgaaaatgaaatgaaataaaatgacgttgtactggaaaaatatatactaagacacccgacatcatcagcacgagggaaaaaaatcatcaacgacGGTAGCAACGTATAACTATTGCATTCAGAATCTACAAAAATATCACTAATGAGCAAGCGGGTCTGTCGCAGACGAAAGACCAAAATACTCTCACATGGGAATGTATTCGTGTACAGTACACGACAGTAACAATAAATGTCGCATAACATTTCCACTGTGTGACTGTAGTTACAAATTCAATCGCGTGACTGTCACGGGACAATGGTGGCGACAGTCATGACATTACTGTCGTGATGCAGTACATTTGGTACCCCTGTGCGCGCCTCATTCTATGTACATAcatcggttcccggaataaatcgccacagaaaacgactgcaacagaaaccaccgcttataaaatgtgtagtaggctataaatattgtggcgcggtattgtatttcaaaacaagaattaaccgggcaaacgtatcgccccaggcaaacgtaacgccccgggcagacgtataccgtccgacgctcgctagagctcggtcggacattgctaaaggatcgtatcctatgtttcaaactaaccgggcaatcagtggatcccaggtttgcgtgcgagacaccgccgcttccgacggcgggtcggcggtggactcggattgcgtcatcttggcggcatgggccgcctcgattccttatcctcgccaaatggggacttcgtccccattacattgtcctcagaataaatttcgaaaaacgagaacaagagaataaatttataatagaaatgtgaggcacatgatgtttttcccgcgccaaatatttctagcctactacactttttctaagcggttgtttctgttgcagttgtttactgtggcgatttattccggtcaccacaTACATCATACTCAtgaaattctagcgcccgctttgtttTCGCTTGTTCTAAGCGAAGCATAAAAACAGCACGTCTCCATACGAACCGTATACGcctgtgtgaagaaaaatatctcaacagagagagcaatccagattcaagcgcgcagtatagaaatacggcgcaaaatTGAGCGCAAAACT from Toxorhynchites rutilus septentrionalis strain SRP chromosome 3, ASM2978413v1, whole genome shotgun sequence encodes:
- the LOC129775920 gene encoding polyphosphoinositide phosphatase, giving the protein MDPNTKFYPLISSIQKVALFETKSKLYLIGSNSRESRFRLLEVDRKSKELLIHENANELKKSDIRKFVQSRSFIRSISAYGVLGFVKFLEGYYLILVTKRTRCAFIGKHIIYTIKDTAMIRVNEAPVGKQIHPLEQRYVKMFNNVDLKSNFYFSYSYDLTRTLQYNVSVPKFVGVQCDIERDEPLLWKNSSKEKATYAFRGVSRNRFVWNAYLLKPMGNILHKDWKLEVIHGFISQSSISIFGRPIYVCLIARRSTRFAGTRFLKRGANYFGDVANEVETEQIVLDGTRMCSFTQLRGSVPSHWSQDVSKMVPKPQIALDVSDPYGETAGKHYQRLMFHFGSPIIILNLVKKREKRRHESVLSEEMVGSVDYLNQFVPPNSRIKYIDFDMARKSRGKGNVMERLAKYAENVIQQTGIFFLDEEISTQQTGIVRVNCVDCLDRTNTAQFAIGKCVLAHQLHELGFLKERKLEFESDCITMLENLYEDHGDTLALQYGGSQLVHRIKTYRKTAAWASQGNDIIQTLSRYCSNTFSDTEKQHSINLFLGYYIPSESEVNKSTHIWDLETDFYIHNSRVDVIRKISPEPLTQWVRPFVMMNLPNSTSDNNRVVNELIKIHTADVEIIDYYSNFYYTFKITSFEENIAYQLSHFARNFVPTFRTNFSPFEPVRRRDSVTMKNPSLSGQSSTGSTNSSSSSLDEDSDSEDDDRSLRNTAPSSSANSSRAEDPVTINSMFPMTGDIYGFEIKPPKKADMMKYQKYVQMNRICYPNKYSKYEQKQTQPEEIIVQIRAIYARTDSKLCALTEDIEIPTVSAESLAIYEKYCQIAQNAMVSKGIDPVIQRYVDMYN